Proteins encoded in a region of the Sparus aurata chromosome 6, fSpaAur1.1, whole genome shotgun sequence genome:
- the park7 gene encoding Parkinson disease protein 7 homolog isoform X2: MAGKRALVILSKGAEEMETVIPVDIMRRAGGPYDVVLLPGGMPGAQNLAESPAVKEVLRDQDGRKGLIAAICAGPTALLAHGIGYGSTVTTHPGMKEKMMAGDHYKYSDARVQKDGHYITSRGPGTSFEFALTIVEELMGAEVASQVKAPLIMKD; the protein is encoded by the exons ATGGCGGGCAAGAGGGCGTTAGTAATCCTGTCTAAAGGTGCAGAGGAGATGGAGACTGTTATCCCCGTGGACATCATGCGCAGAGCCGGG GGGCCGTATGATGTGGTGCTTCTGCCGGGAGGAATGCCAGGAGCCCAGAATCTGGCAGAG TCTCCTGCTGTGAAGGAGGTGCTGAGGGATCAGGATGGCAGAAAGGGCCTGATTGCAGCCATCTGTGCAG GTCCCACTGCTCTTCTGGCACATGGCATCGGATACGGCAGCACAGTCACAACACACCCTGgaatgaaggagaagatgaTGGCTGGAG accACTATAAATATTCAGATGCTCGAGTGCAGAAGGATGGACATTACATCACCAGCCGTGGGCCAGGAACCAGCTTTGAGTTTGCCCTGACGATTGTAGAGGAACTTATGGGGGCTGAGGTTGCATCTCAAGTCAAAGCTCCTCTTATTATGAAAGACTGA
- the park7 gene encoding Parkinson disease protein 7 homolog isoform X1: MAGKRALVILSKGAEEMETVIPVDIMRRAGIAVTVAGLTGKEPVQCSRNVVICPDASLEEASKQGPYDVVLLPGGMPGAQNLAESPAVKEVLRDQDGRKGLIAAICAGPTALLAHGIGYGSTVTTHPGMKEKMMAGDHYKYSDARVQKDGHYITSRGPGTSFEFALTIVEELMGAEVASQVKAPLIMKD; encoded by the exons ATGGCGGGCAAGAGGGCGTTAGTAATCCTGTCTAAAGGTGCAGAGGAGATGGAGACTGTTATCCCCGTGGACATCATGCGCAGAGCCGGG ATTGCAGTGACCGTTGCAGGACTGACGGGTAAAGAGCCAGTCCAGTGCAGCAGAAACGTCGTCATCTGCCCTGATGCTAGCCTGGAGGAGGCCAGCAAACAG GGGCCGTATGATGTGGTGCTTCTGCCGGGAGGAATGCCAGGAGCCCAGAATCTGGCAGAG TCTCCTGCTGTGAAGGAGGTGCTGAGGGATCAGGATGGCAGAAAGGGCCTGATTGCAGCCATCTGTGCAG GTCCCACTGCTCTTCTGGCACATGGCATCGGATACGGCAGCACAGTCACAACACACCCTGgaatgaaggagaagatgaTGGCTGGAG accACTATAAATATTCAGATGCTCGAGTGCAGAAGGATGGACATTACATCACCAGCCGTGGGCCAGGAACCAGCTTTGAGTTTGCCCTGACGATTGTAGAGGAACTTATGGGGGCTGAGGTTGCATCTCAAGTCAAAGCTCCTCTTATTATGAAAGACTGA